DNA from Geminocystis sp. M7585_C2015_104:
GGGAGACTGAGGTTAGGTGCGGTGAGGAAGTTGCCCTTGAGGAAGAGCATTTGTAGTGTTCCTTGACACCAGCGTAGTCTTTGGTTGATATAGGCACTGATGTTTTCTGGGGACAAGCCGGCGGCGAGGGCTTCATTAAGGTATTTAACACGGTAACCGAGGGTTTGCAGTCTAAGACTGGTAAAATAGTCTTCTGTAATGCTCTCGGTGGGGATACCGCCAATTTCATCGAGGGCGGAACGACGGATTACGAAACAAGTGCCACAGCATACTACGGCATCGAAGAAGTCGCGGCTAGGTTGGATGAAGCGGAAGAAGAGGGTTTGCTCGTTGTTAACAGTTCCTTGTAGTCCTAGGTTAACGGTGATAGGATCTTCGTTAAAGAAGTGTTGGGGGGTTTGTACCAGGGCTGTTTTGGGGTCTTGAAAAAAGCCCACAGTTCTGGTAAGGAAGTTACGACAGGGGACAAAATCGGCATCGAAGACGGCAATCAATTCCCCGGTGAGGGTGGGGAGGGCGTGGTTGATATTGCCGGCTTTAGCGTGACGGTTGTCAGGGCGATCGCGGTATTCACAGCCCAATTCAGCGGCTAATGCCCTAACTTCGGGACGACGGGTGTCATCAAGGAGATATATTTTCTTGTGGGGGTAGTCCATAGCCTGACAGCCGATGACAGTGCGGCGGAGGATGTCTACTCCCTCGTTGTAGGTGGGGATGATGACATCTACCCAGGGGAGGTATTTGCCTTGGACAACGGCTTGACTGAGACGGTCTGCTTCTGGACTACGATCTATGGAGAAGATGGTGTGGAAGAAGAAGGCGATGGAGTTGAAGAGGTTGAGGGATTCGGCCAAAAAAAAACTACAGATACAGTGCCGTTAAGGAAATCTTCTAGGTTAAGACTGTTGAAGAGTCGCCACAGCCAATAGCGAATACCAAAGAGTGCAAGACCACTACTAACAATAAGTCTAGACAAGAAGTTGGGTTTTGGCCACAACTCTTTTACCACGAAGGTCATGGTCAGCCAGACGATAGCAGGCAGGAGAAGAGCTTCTAGACTAGTGCCGGGAGTCATGAATAGTACCCTTCCCTGACGCCAAAGGCCGACCAAATTGGGGATTAGATTGTGCCAGTCCAAAAGGGGGAGAAGGTGGGGTAACTCAGGGAGAAGCTCCCACACCGCCACGACGGTGATGGAGGTTATTCCGGCCAAGAGAATCCAGCCATCCCAGCCAATGCGACGTGTTGTCATTGCTCTCCACTTCGAGGACTATCTCTACACTTTGGCCAACACCACAGAAATTACCGGCGGTCAAATCCGAGGGCAATTGTTGGAGGGTGACGTCCACTGCTAGTTCGTTACGTACCAAGTCGGGGGGTGGGACTGCCACATTTTCCCCCACTTGTACTTTGCCGACGCCACCGCGAATAGCTCTCACAGTGCCTTTTATTTCCCTACCAGTTCCATCTAAAAGTCTGACCCTGGCGGGTTGTCCAATATAGAGTTTAGCATTAGCTCTTTCTGACACGAGGCCGGTGGCCCAAACATCTTTACAGTCCAGTAACTTGAGTACCGGGTCACCTGCGGATATTGGGATACCCAGAGGTCCTGTTTTGTGTATTACAGACCAAACTACAGTATCATTAGGGGCTTTTAGTTGGGCACTTCGTTGTAAAGCCAGTTGTCTGTTGATGATTTCTATTTCCCTACGCAACTGGGTGATGGTAGTTTCATTTTCTAACAATTCAGCTTCTATTTCCTTCTTTTCCACTTCCAAGTCTAAAAGACGAATTTGGGGGAAACTGAAATTACGGGCGGAGTCTAATTGTAGTCCTTTGCGGACAGCTTCGAGGGCGGCCTGTTGACGACGCAATTCTGCCTTTTTGTTTTCCACAACCTTTGCAGCCTGTTCAGCTTTAGTTATGGCGGCATCGGCCACATTTTGTGCCACTACCCCTTCTCTTGCCAGGAAACTATAACGGTCTGCCTCCAGTTTAGCAAAGGCCAGGGCTTCTTCTGCCTCTTTTAGTTGGGCGAGGGTGGCTTCTACGACACTTTCAAAATACTTGACCTCCAGATTGATTTGATTTTCCTTATAGTCTTTGAATTGGTTGATCAGTTGTATACGGTTAGCCAGTTTACGGGTGAGGCTTTTTTTTCTTGCCAATGCCACGGCGAGTCGGGTTTCCAGATTTTGGCGATCTGTTTCTAGTTGGGGATTTCGTTCGTTGCGGATTTCGCCCACCACCTCGCCCTTTTTGAGGGCATCTCCTGGACGTAAGTCTTTAAGTGTGAGGGTGCCGGTGATGGTAGCATACATGTCAATTACTGCGCCGTTAAGATAGCCTACCCTGCTTACCACATAGCGTTGCCTATTCCAGAGTAGATAACCCGCCACCCCTATTAAGGCCAAACCGAAGGCGACTCGGAGGGCTTTAAACATGGCCCTCCTGATGGCCTTACCCCTTTCGCCGGAGTCAACTTGCGGTTGTTGTTGAAATTCCTTTTTTGTGACTCGGGTATCCATAGGGGTGGAAACAGCATCCTATCCACTTTTGTGCCCGGGTGAATTTTTGTGAATCATTGTAAATTGGCTTAAAGACTCACCGGGGGAAAAAGAGGGACATAAGGGAGGCTATTAATGGTTTTCAGTTTTTGTTTCCATTTTAGACTGGTCTTTTGGGCGGTAGGGTTTTCTTTTTTTCATTTTCATTAAAGATTCATTAAAGAGTTGTTAAAGATTTTTTTGGCACAAAAGAATTCTGTCCCTGAATACACTTAATATTTTTTTGCAGCTATGAGATGGTAATTATTTTTTCTTGTTTTTTACTGTTACAATTGCTGTTTTAAGTATAAATACTTAAATAGAATTAGGGAGATAAATAGGAACACCAATCACTCCAGCCGCCGGGGTACAATTTGCCGTGGTGGACACCAATGGCAGCAAGGGACATGAGATTAACACAGGCGGTGACACCAGAACCACAGTAGACAATAATCTCCTGGGCGTCTAAATAGGGTTGCCAGAGGGATTGTAGTTCCTGTGTAGATTTTAAGAAACCGGTATCGGTAGTGACTTGTTGCCAGAATATATTTTTAGCACCGGGGATGGAGCCAGCGACAGGGTCAATGGGTTCCTCTTGGCCAAGATAACGGGAGGGGCTACGGGCATCGACAATTACCGCATTGGGGGAATTAAGCCGTTGTTTGACATAATGGATGTCCACCACCCAGTGGGAGTTGACTGTTACCGGGAAATGTCCTTGACCGGGGGGAGGGATGTCACTGGTGACGGGGTAGTGGTGTGACTGCCACTGTTGCCAACCGCCATCCAGGATAAACACCTTGTCATGGCCTAGATATCGCAGTAACCACCACAGACGAGAGGCAAAGGCGAAACGAGAGTCGTCGTAAACCACAACAGTAGTCAGATTTTTAAAAATGCCTATTTGTTCTAATTTTTGTGCCAGGATGTAGGGATTGGGGAGGGGGTGTCTGCCACCATGGGCCTGTGGTGGACTGGAAAGGTCTTTGTTTAAGTCTAGATAGTAGGCATTTTGGACATGACTGGCTAGATATTGTTGATACCCCCAAAGACTATCTTCTAGGCGAAAACGACAGTCGATTATCTTTACCAGGGGGGATTGTAAATTGTCTCTAAGCCACTGGGGGGAAACAACAGTCTGGATAGGAGTCATATGTGGAAGGGAATTGGGAGGAAAATCAGAGAAATACAACTTCAAGGGTAAAACATATGGACATAGGCGCGAAAGGGGGGGAGGGGAAAGAGAGCGAGGGAGAAAGCCGTTGTTTTCAAGGATTTGAACTATTTGTCAGAGATTACCAGCAGTGGGATAAAAAAAGACTAAGCCAGAAAGAGGAAGAGGAGGGGTAGGGGGTGCAGAGGGCGAATACCCCCTATCTATTGTAGTCTTGTCCAAGGAAGGTGGCTCAACTGTAAAATTCTCTCATATGGTTGCTCGACGGCTCCCCTTTTAACCCGAGAAAAAGAGGATAGAGAGAGTTAGTAACTTCATATCCCCTACATCCTACTCCCTATACCCTAACCCCCACATCCCATCCCCCTATGGTGTGGAATAGGGTATTATGATACTAAAAGAGGGTCTGTGGAGGAGAAGGATGGGCACCAGTGGAGAGAATCCCACAAGGGGCAAGGAAATGTCCGAGTTAGTGGATCCGGGTTTACTCAAGGCTGCTAGGGAGATATATCACACCTACTGTTACTTCCACGTAAAACTACCAAAACCTCCTATAGGGGTGGCCATTGACAGGAAAACTTACCGA
Protein-coding regions in this window:
- a CDS encoding sulfurtransferase, translated to MTPIQTVVSPQWLRDNLQSPLVKIIDCRFRLEDSLWGYQQYLASHVQNAYYLDLNKDLSSPPQAHGGRHPLPNPYILAQKLEQIGIFKNLTTVVVYDDSRFAFASRLWWLLRYLGHDKVFILDGGWQQWQSHHYPVTSDIPPPGQGHFPVTVNSHWVVDIHYVKQRLNSPNAVIVDARSPSRYLGQEEPIDPVAGSIPGAKNIFWQQVTTDTGFLKSTQELQSLWQPYLDAQEIIVYCGSGVTACVNLMSLAAIGVHHGKLYPGGWSDWCSYLSP
- a CDS encoding HlyD family efflux transporter periplasmic adaptor subunit: MDTRVTKKEFQQQPQVDSGERGKAIRRAMFKALRVAFGLALIGVAGYLLWNRQRYVVSRVGYLNGAVIDMYATITGTLTLKDLRPGDALKKGEVVGEIRNERNPQLETDRQNLETRLAVALARKKSLTRKLANRIQLINQFKDYKENQINLEVKYFESVVEATLAQLKEAEEALAFAKLEADRYSFLAREGVVAQNVADAAITKAEQAAKVVENKKAELRRQQAALEAVRKGLQLDSARNFSFPQIRLLDLEVEKKEIEAELLENETTITQLRREIEIINRQLALQRSAQLKAPNDTVVWSVIHKTGPLGIPISAGDPVLKLLDCKDVWATGLVSERANAKLYIGQPARVRLLDGTGREIKGTVRAIRGGVGKVQVGENVAVPPPDLVRNELAVDVTLQQLPSDLTAGNFCGVGQSVEIVLEVESNDNTSHWLGWLDSLGRNNLHHRRGGVGASP